In bacterium (Candidatus Blackallbacteria) CG13_big_fil_rev_8_21_14_2_50_49_14, a genomic segment contains:
- a CDS encoding glutamate synthase has protein sequence MKKTAWLSLLILLMGAAHPPESELKQVRSAAGALLTQLQSTLKAALQSQGPAAAVEVCHQVAPGIAAQIAETEGVEIRRVSLRSRNPQNQPDAYEQKVLEQWSQNPTAIPEEHFEVVQEGQKQVLRYLKPLKIQAVCLQCHGPAEKIKPEVQALLKKYYPQDQATGYHEGDLRGAVTVRHVLTLEPQL, from the coding sequence ATGAAAAAAACAGCTTGGCTTTCACTCCTGATTTTATTGATGGGGGCGGCACATCCCCCCGAATCTGAACTGAAGCAGGTTCGCTCTGCGGCTGGCGCTTTGCTGACCCAATTGCAAAGCACTCTCAAAGCCGCCTTGCAAAGCCAAGGCCCCGCAGCAGCGGTTGAGGTCTGTCACCAGGTGGCTCCAGGCATTGCCGCCCAAATCGCAGAAACAGAAGGGGTTGAAATCCGCAGGGTTTCACTGCGCAGCCGCAACCCGCAGAATCAGCCCGATGCCTATGAACAAAAAGTGCTGGAGCAATGGAGCCAAAATCCGACTGCAATTCCCGAAGAGCATTTTGAAGTGGTACAGGAAGGGCAAAAGCAGGTTTTACGCTATCTCAAGCCCTTGAAGATTCAGGCTGTCTGTTTACAATGCCATGGGCCAGCCGAAAAAATCAAGCCCGAGGTGCAGGCCCTTTTGAAAAAATATTATCCCCAAGATCAGGCCACAGGTTACCATGAGGGCGATTTGCGCGGGGCAGTCACTGTTCGGCACGTTCTGACCCTGGAACCCCAGCTTTAA
- a CDS encoding MBOAT family protein: MIFNEALYGVFLLFSVAVFFLLPLSWRAGWLALTGLVFYGWYGGPFVWLFLVEALLVYAAMRFFRGHKQIFVLFLLLSIGVLVGFKYRNLLLGSWYELQHALSGSGVPTLQHFVFPLAISFFSFEFIHYLIDCQRGKIGPHRLRDYLAFILFFPTMVAGPIKRFQDFVPKLNQARFDWEHLRMGLLRIVVGMGKKMVIADSLDLWVQPLLSEHTAQSASGLTLWIALFAYSVKIYTDFSGYSDIAIGSARLFGIVVPENFNWPYLRRNIAEFWRHWHISLSSWITDYVYISLGGSRVRFPRLLLNLVLALGVSGIWHGAEWHFLVWGLYHGMMLALHRIFRDKISPRLPVLKRIDRFLKPGYTLLTFVLVTLGWGLFIMPVSRFVGLLPRLLGLN; encoded by the coding sequence ATGATTTTTAACGAAGCTCTCTACGGCGTTTTTCTACTCTTTTCAGTCGCTGTCTTTTTTCTGCTGCCCCTCAGTTGGCGGGCGGGCTGGCTGGCCCTGACCGGGCTGGTTTTTTATGGCTGGTATGGAGGGCCCTTTGTCTGGCTCTTTCTGGTAGAAGCCCTGCTGGTTTATGCCGCGATGCGCTTCTTTCGGGGACACAAACAGATTTTTGTCCTGTTTTTACTGCTCAGCATCGGAGTCTTGGTCGGCTTTAAATACCGCAATCTCTTGCTGGGAAGCTGGTATGAACTGCAACATGCCCTGAGCGGCAGCGGCGTACCCACACTTCAGCATTTTGTCTTTCCGCTGGCGATCTCGTTTTTCAGCTTTGAATTTATTCATTACCTGATCGACTGCCAGCGGGGCAAAATTGGCCCCCACCGTCTGCGCGATTATCTCGCTTTTATTCTGTTTTTTCCCACCATGGTGGCAGGGCCGATTAAACGTTTTCAGGATTTTGTGCCCAAGCTGAACCAAGCCCGCTTTGATTGGGAGCATCTGCGCATGGGGCTTTTGCGGATCGTGGTGGGCATGGGCAAAAAAATGGTGATCGCCGATTCTCTCGATCTCTGGGTACAGCCCTTGCTGTCTGAACATACAGCCCAATCTGCTTCGGGACTGACACTCTGGATTGCGCTTTTCGCCTATTCAGTCAAAATCTATACGGATTTTTCAGGTTATTCAGATATCGCAATCGGCTCTGCCCGTCTGTTTGGCATTGTGGTACCCGAAAATTTCAATTGGCCCTATCTGCGCCGCAATATTGCAGAATTCTGGCGGCATTGGCATATCTCACTCAGCAGTTGGATCACCGACTATGTGTATATCTCGCTGGGCGGCTCACGGGTTCGCTTTCCCCGCCTGCTGCTCAACCTGGTTCTGGCCCTGGGAGTTTCGGGTATCTGGCATGGCGCAGAATGGCATTTTCTGGTCTGGGGACTTTACCACGGAATGATGCTGGCCTTGCACCGGATTTTCAGAGACAAAATCAGCCCCCGCCTGCCAGTTCTGAAACGCATAGATCGCTTTCTAAAACCTGGCTATACACTGCTGACTTTTGTTTTGGTCACCCTGGGCTGGGGCCTGTTTATTATGCCCGTTTCACGTTTTGTGGGCCTTTTGCCCCGCCTGCTGGGCCTGAATTGA
- a CDS encoding anhydro-N-acetylmuramic acid kinase: protein MSNTFSDALSRPSLKVLGLMSGTSLDGVDLCLCDLAWDQRLQYEILAFDTFPMPADLRVRLLRNMQPETSRVDELCELNMQIGAWFGQSIAEFCKTNQLLCDQIDLIGSHGQTLFHLPPGVGEIASTLQLGDAAMIAEMTGLTTVADFRPADMALGGQGAPLVPYVDTLIFQDPQQSVCLQNIGGIANLTWLGRAGEMLAFDTGPGNMLIDSLTRHLSQGQELWDLGGAWAAQGVLSDALLQEALQQPYFQEVPPKSTGREIFGDAYTAWFLARGEALDLAPADLLATATALTAHSIEQACRRFLPEFPERFVVSGGGVHNLTLMQMLADLMKPVKVLPLEHFGLSSDAKEAFAFACLAYTCLMGLPNNLPAVTGARGSTVMGKIQPGRNYLKLMKKVFQA from the coding sequence ATGTCAAACACTTTTTCAGATGCACTTTCCCGTCCCAGCCTCAAGGTTTTGGGATTGATGTCGGGCACCTCGCTCGATGGCGTGGATCTCTGTCTCTGCGACCTGGCCTGGGATCAGCGTTTGCAGTATGAGATTCTGGCCTTTGATACCTTTCCCATGCCTGCCGATTTGCGGGTCCGGCTTTTGCGCAATATGCAGCCCGAAACCAGCCGGGTTGATGAACTCTGTGAATTAAATATGCAGATTGGCGCCTGGTTTGGTCAGAGCATTGCTGAATTTTGCAAGACCAATCAGCTGCTCTGTGATCAGATTGATTTGATCGGCTCCCATGGTCAAACCCTCTTTCATTTGCCGCCGGGCGTGGGCGAAATTGCTTCCACGCTGCAATTGGGCGATGCCGCTATGATTGCTGAAATGACCGGCCTGACCACCGTGGCTGATTTCCGCCCTGCGGATATGGCCTTGGGGGGGCAAGGGGCGCCGCTGGTGCCCTATGTCGATACCCTGATTTTTCAAGATCCCCAGCAATCGGTCTGCCTGCAAAATATTGGCGGCATTGCCAATCTCACCTGGTTGGGCCGCGCGGGTGAAATGCTGGCGTTTGATACCGGGCCGGGCAATATGCTGATTGACAGTCTGACCCGCCATCTCAGCCAGGGGCAGGAACTCTGGGATTTGGGAGGGGCTTGGGCCGCCCAGGGGGTTTTATCCGACGCGCTTTTGCAGGAAGCTTTGCAGCAGCCTTATTTTCAGGAAGTGCCGCCCAAATCGACGGGGCGCGAAATCTTTGGCGATGCCTATACGGCTTGGTTTTTAGCCCGTGGAGAAGCTTTGGACTTGGCCCCTGCTGACCTCTTGGCCACGGCCACGGCCTTAACCGCCCACAGCATTGAGCAGGCCTGCCGCCGGTTTCTGCCAGAATTCCCTGAACGCTTTGTGGTCAGCGGGGGCGGTGTACATAATTTGACCCTGATGCAGATGCTGGCTGATTTGATGAAGCCGGTGAAAGTCTTGCCGCTTGAACATTTTGGCCTCTCTTCAGATGCCAAGGAAGCCTTTGCCTTTGCCTGTCTGGCCTATACCTGTTTGATGGGTTTGCCGAATAATCTGCCCGCTGTGACAGGGGCCCGTGGCAGCACGGTAATGGGCAAAATTCAACCGGGTCGCAATTATTTGAAGCTGATGAAGAAGGTCTTTCAAGCATGA
- a CDS encoding ABC transporter ATP-binding protein, whose product MASEYVIAAKGLEKAYGRQKALKSLDMQVPEGCVYGLLGRNGAGKTSTLRILMNLIRPTGGEVAVLGHRPEVLPLHLRQQMGYSSDSMQLIPWLRVDQILAYNGSFYPAWDAAYVQQWLKRLELDPLKRVFSLSRGDRQKLALILAIGHRPRLLILDEPAGGLDPLARQEFLESMIELIHESGTTIVISSHQMSDLERISDQIGLVVNGQMRLEKSLEALKAQSRRVTLLSKNLQVSDLKDFQGIVHSKAYAGYLELIHENWSANEEEKLLRRFPEVRIEHSPLSLEEIFIIYTSTLTAGGALCPATP is encoded by the coding sequence ATGGCGTCTGAATATGTGATTGCGGCGAAGGGGCTTGAAAAGGCCTACGGTCGTCAAAAAGCTTTAAAGAGCCTGGATATGCAGGTTCCCGAAGGCTGTGTTTACGGCTTGTTGGGGCGCAATGGCGCAGGCAAAACCAGCACCTTGCGGATTTTAATGAACCTGATTCGTCCGACGGGGGGTGAGGTAGCGGTTTTGGGGCACCGCCCAGAAGTCTTGCCCTTGCATTTACGTCAGCAGATGGGCTATAGCTCAGACAGCATGCAACTGATTCCCTGGTTGCGTGTGGATCAGATTCTGGCCTATAACGGGTCTTTTTATCCGGCCTGGGATGCGGCCTATGTTCAGCAATGGCTGAAGCGCCTGGAACTGGATCCCTTGAAAAGAGTATTCAGCCTTTCGCGTGGAGATCGTCAAAAACTGGCCTTGATTCTGGCGATTGGGCACCGTCCCCGTCTCTTGATTCTCGATGAGCCTGCCGGTGGTTTGGATCCCCTGGCGCGTCAGGAGTTTTTGGAAAGCATGATTGAGCTGATTCACGAATCAGGCACCACGATCGTGATTTCTTCACATCAGATGAGCGATTTGGAGCGAATTTCCGACCAGATTGGCCTGGTGGTCAATGGGCAGATGCGGCTCGAAAAATCCTTGGAGGCCCTCAAGGCGCAAAGCCGCAGAGTGACCTTGCTCAGTAAAAATCTACAGGTTTCTGATTTGAAAGATTTTCAGGGCATTGTCCACAGCAAAGCCTATGCGGGTTATCTGGAACTGATTCACGAAAATTGGTCTGCAAACGAAGAAGAAAAACTCCTCCGGCGTTTTCCGGAGGTGCGTATTGAACACAGCCCCCTCTCACTGGAGGAGATTTTTATTATCTACACATCCACCCTAACAGCCGGAGGTGCTCTATGTCCAGCCACCCCATAG
- a CDS encoding DUF2147 domain-containing protein, protein MALLLILPNSALAISADDILGVWVTVNGKSHVEISKANGHYAGKIIWLKEPLRNGKPKMDDKNPEASLRSKALIGLMILQGFVFKNGEWVDGKIYNPEDGKTYSCQIKLQNAKSLEVRGFVMGMPAFGKSQIWTRK, encoded by the coding sequence ATGGCTCTGCTTCTGATTTTACCCAACTCTGCCCTGGCAATCTCAGCCGATGATATTCTTGGGGTTTGGGTCACCGTCAATGGCAAATCCCATGTTGAAATTTCAAAAGCCAATGGCCATTATGCTGGCAAAATTATCTGGCTGAAAGAACCCCTGCGCAATGGGAAGCCCAAAATGGATGATAAAAATCCTGAAGCCAGCCTGCGCAGCAAGGCCCTGATAGGTCTGATGATTCTGCAGGGCTTTGTTTTTAAAAACGGAGAATGGGTCGATGGCAAAATCTATAACCCCGAAGATGGCAAAACCTATTCCTGTCAAATCAAGCTGCAAAACGCGAAAAGCCTTGAAGTACGCGGCTTTGTCATGGGAATGCCCGCCTTTGGCAAAAGCCAGATCTGGACCCGCAAATAA
- a CDS encoding cyclic nucleotide-binding protein: protein MQIQNKGWAGDFWGGLAAMLVALPAAIAFGVTIFSAVGASFGAQGALAGILGAVAIGLVAAFFGGAPRLISAPCAPAAAVLTAFALEQSSKHTDPLRILLMMTLIGLLAGLLQVIFGVLRLGRLIKYMPYPVVSGYLSGVGLVIILSQVPKFLGAPKGSELQEAILHPAHWHWQSIAVGLVTAGVMLLAPKLTKAVPAVILALAAGILTYFGLGLVDPALWVLQGNVLVVGPAAGSNVGFLSAFLTRWQAIAAFEPTQLKDLLVPATTLAVLLSIDTLKTCVVLDSLTRTRHNSNRELIGQGLGNLCSGALGGIPGAGTMGATLVNISSGAHSRFSGIFEGGFSLAAMLALGALIAWVPIAALAAILIIIGVRMFDRKSLHLLKSRSTILDFVVILAVVLVAETISLIAASAVGIGLAIFLFIREQVHSSNLRRKSYGNQMFSKQIRLPEERQILEAQGQQTVIFELQGSLFFGTTDQLYTALEPDLKTCKYMILDMRRLQSFDVTAAHMLELIADILAEQGAQLIFTHFPRSVPTGQDLEEYFTEVGLVKEESPTRIFAELDAALEWVENQILDEARIEQPTEKPLELREMDLFKGRKETTIAALEACMQSLAFKPGERIFARGEQGDELFLIRRGAVRIELPIEAEQKHHIASFGRGDFFGEMSFLDQQERSADAVASEETELYVLSRQDFDRFADEHHKLAANLLEGLARVLSIRLRDTNKELRALQAS from the coding sequence ATGCAGATTCAAAACAAAGGTTGGGCCGGAGATTTCTGGGGCGGTCTGGCGGCCATGTTGGTAGCGCTTCCCGCAGCCATCGCCTTTGGTGTGACCATTTTTTCTGCTGTGGGCGCATCCTTTGGGGCCCAGGGCGCGCTGGCCGGAATTTTGGGGGCCGTGGCGATCGGTTTGGTCGCTGCTTTTTTTGGCGGGGCTCCCCGCCTGATCTCAGCCCCCTGTGCACCCGCTGCCGCAGTTCTGACAGCCTTTGCCCTGGAGCAGAGCAGTAAGCATACAGACCCCTTGCGAATTCTATTGATGATGACCCTGATCGGCCTGCTGGCCGGTCTGCTTCAGGTGATTTTTGGCGTTTTGCGTTTGGGCCGCCTGATCAAATACATGCCTTACCCGGTCGTCAGTGGCTATCTCAGCGGGGTGGGTCTGGTGATCATTCTCAGCCAGGTGCCCAAATTTTTAGGGGCCCCCAAGGGCAGCGAACTGCAGGAAGCCATCCTGCATCCTGCCCATTGGCATTGGCAGAGCATTGCTGTGGGCCTGGTAACAGCCGGGGTGATGCTGCTGGCCCCCAAGCTCACCAAAGCGGTGCCAGCTGTAATTCTGGCTCTGGCCGCAGGGATTCTCACCTATTTCGGTCTGGGTCTGGTAGACCCTGCCCTCTGGGTTTTGCAGGGCAATGTGCTGGTGGTGGGACCTGCCGCCGGAAGCAATGTTGGTTTTCTCTCTGCCTTTCTGACACGCTGGCAGGCCATTGCAGCCTTTGAACCCACTCAACTCAAAGATTTATTGGTGCCAGCTACCACTCTGGCTGTTCTGCTCTCGATTGATACCCTTAAAACCTGCGTGGTGCTGGATTCTTTAACCCGTACCCGGCACAATTCCAACCGGGAACTGATCGGGCAGGGCCTGGGCAATCTCTGCTCGGGTGCTTTGGGTGGAATTCCCGGTGCAGGCACGATGGGAGCCACTTTGGTGAATATTTCCAGTGGCGCACACAGCCGTTTTTCAGGCATTTTTGAGGGTGGTTTTTCCCTGGCTGCCATGCTGGCCCTGGGGGCCTTGATTGCCTGGGTGCCGATTGCAGCCCTGGCCGCCATTTTGATCATTATTGGCGTGCGCATGTTCGACCGCAAAAGCCTGCATCTGCTCAAATCGCGCTCCACGATTCTCGATTTTGTGGTGATTCTTGCCGTGGTGCTGGTGGCCGAAACCATCAGCCTGATCGCGGCTTCAGCCGTTGGCATTGGCCTTGCCATTTTTCTGTTTATCCGCGAACAAGTACACAGTTCCAACCTACGCCGCAAAAGCTATGGCAACCAAATGTTTTCCAAACAGATTCGCCTGCCCGAAGAACGCCAGATTCTTGAAGCCCAGGGCCAGCAAACGGTGATCTTTGAACTGCAGGGCAGTTTGTTTTTTGGCACCACCGATCAGCTCTATACCGCTCTGGAACCCGACCTCAAAACCTGCAAATACATGATTCTGGACATGCGCCGGCTGCAATCCTTTGACGTGACCGCCGCGCATATGCTGGAGCTGATTGCGGATATTCTTGCCGAACAGGGTGCCCAGCTGATTTTCACACATTTTCCCCGCAGTGTGCCCACCGGCCAGGATCTTGAAGAATATTTTACCGAGGTGGGCCTGGTCAAAGAAGAAAGTCCTACCCGTATTTTTGCCGAGCTGGATGCCGCCCTGGAATGGGTCGAAAACCAGATTTTGGATGAAGCCCGTATCGAGCAACCCACTGAAAAACCCTTGGAACTGCGCGAAATGGATCTGTTCAAAGGCCGCAAAGAAACCACAATTGCCGCCCTCGAAGCCTGCATGCAAAGCCTGGCCTTTAAACCCGGAGAGCGGATCTTCGCACGGGGTGAGCAGGGCGATGAACTCTTTCTGATCCGGCGCGGAGCCGTGCGGATTGAACTGCCGATAGAAGCCGAACAGAAACACCATATTGCCAGCTTTGGACGGGGTGACTTTTTTGGTGAAATGTCATTTTTAGACCAGCAGGAACGCTCAGCCGATGCCGTGGCCTCAGAAGAAACTGAGCTTTATGTACTTTCACGCCAGGATTTTGATCGCTTTGCCGATGAGCACCACAAACTGGCGGCCAATCTGCTCGAGGGCCTGGCCCGCGTGCTCTCGATTCGCCTGCGCGATACCAATAAAGAACTGCGGGCCCTGCAAGCCAGTTAA
- the raiA gene encoding ribosomal subunit interface protein, translating into MKFIIHGKNMEVTDALKSYVKEKLGKMEKYSRHIVDVNVELSVAKNPRIKNNQEVTVTTSVNGMMLRSEEKSTNMYAAIDLVGDKLERQLKKYERKRTEHSAVKTAVAMGELVEDEEEETAEGAPAAKKTTAKKKAAAKPAPKRKIKNERLAIKPMSPEEAAAQMELLKYSFMLFRNQDSNELNIIFKLDGKNKEYGVIIPNESVDEAVVMRV; encoded by the coding sequence ATGAAATTTATTATTCACGGAAAAAATATGGAAGTTACCGATGCCCTGAAGAGCTATGTCAAAGAAAAGCTGGGCAAAATGGAGAAATATAGCCGCCATATCGTCGATGTCAATGTGGAATTAAGTGTCGCCAAGAACCCACGTATCAAAAACAACCAGGAAGTCACCGTCACAACCTCTGTCAACGGCATGATGCTGCGCTCTGAAGAAAAGAGCACCAATATGTATGCTGCCATTGATCTTGTGGGTGATAAACTGGAACGTCAGCTCAAAAAATACGAACGCAAGCGCACTGAGCACAGCGCCGTAAAAACAGCTGTCGCCATGGGTGAACTGGTAGAAGACGAAGAAGAAGAGACGGCCGAAGGCGCACCTGCCGCGAAAAAAACCACGGCAAAGAAAAAGGCTGCGGCCAAGCCTGCTCCCAAACGCAAAATTAAAAATGAGCGTTTGGCGATCAAACCCATGAGCCCTGAAGAAGCCGCAGCTCAAATGGAGCTGTTGAAATACAGTTTCATGCTGTTCCGCAATCAGGACAGCAATGAGCTGAATATTATCTTCAAACTTGATGGTAAGAACAAAGAGTATGGCGTCATCATCCCCAATGAATCGGTGGATGAAGCAGTTGTCATGCGTGTTTAA
- the hypE gene encoding hydrogenase expression/formation protein HypE, translating into MSDFKLQCPLPQAPEQVLLAHGGGGRLMQNLLQKQIFPALQSDWLKAPHDGALLAEGLAFTTDSYVVSPLEFPGGDIGSLAVFGTVNDLAMCGARPRWLSLALILEEGLPLEQLQRILHSIQQAAGRCQVEIVTGDTKTVERGKGDGLFITTTGLGTLLSTPPPHPSRIQTGDAILINGDLGRHGLAVLAQRQKLELEGPLFSDCAPVHAEVEALLQAGIELRCLRDPTRGGVASVLHELAQASGLSFQLEETCLPLHEEVQAVCEILGFDPLYLANEGKFLAFVPAPQAEAALQILKHFNSEAAQIGAVTQASPTPTVNLKSPWGTTRTLDLLSGEQLPRIC; encoded by the coding sequence ATGTCAGATTTTAAACTTCAATGCCCGCTGCCCCAAGCCCCTGAACAGGTTTTACTGGCCCATGGGGGCGGAGGCCGTCTGATGCAGAACCTGCTACAGAAACAGATTTTTCCGGCCCTGCAGTCGGATTGGCTCAAGGCCCCCCACGATGGCGCCCTGCTTGCTGAAGGGCTGGCTTTTACCACCGACAGCTATGTCGTCAGTCCGCTTGAGTTTCCAGGGGGCGATATTGGTTCATTGGCAGTCTTTGGGACCGTCAATGATCTGGCCATGTGCGGGGCGCGCCCCCGCTGGCTGAGTCTGGCGCTGATTCTCGAAGAGGGTCTGCCCTTGGAACAGTTGCAACGCATTCTTCACTCTATACAGCAGGCCGCCGGGCGCTGTCAGGTAGAAATCGTCACGGGCGATACCAAAACCGTTGAGCGCGGCAAAGGCGATGGCCTGTTTATCACCACCACAGGGCTGGGCACCCTGCTCAGCACCCCGCCCCCTCACCCCTCACGGATTCAGACCGGGGACGCGATTTTGATCAATGGCGATCTGGGCCGGCACGGTCTTGCCGTTTTGGCTCAGCGTCAAAAACTGGAGCTGGAAGGCCCGCTTTTCAGTGACTGCGCTCCAGTTCACGCCGAGGTCGAAGCCCTGCTGCAGGCTGGCATTGAGCTGCGTTGCCTGCGCGACCCGACCCGAGGCGGCGTAGCCTCTGTACTGCATGAACTGGCCCAAGCTTCGGGCTTGAGCTTTCAACTCGAAGAGACCTGTCTGCCCCTGCATGAAGAGGTGCAGGCCGTCTGTGAAATTTTGGGTTTTGACCCGCTCTACCTGGCCAATGAAGGGAAATTCCTTGCTTTCGTGCCAGCCCCCCAGGCCGAAGCGGCCCTGCAGATTCTCAAGCATTTCAATTCCGAAGCGGCCCAGATTGGAGCCGTCACGCAGGCCAGCCCCACGCCCACAGTGAATCTCAAAAGCCCCTGGGGCACCACCCGCACCCTGGACCTGCTCAGCGGAGAACAGCTGCCACGCATTTGCTGA
- a CDS encoding long-chain fatty acid--CoA ligase — protein MSRSATMSDVFLLTKHFYDTAARFSSKPALMEKKNGVYRSMTYQEMKERVEQVAAYLLSHGLAHQDRVALLAENRPEWPIADMAIISSGLVNVPIYPTLTAHQLLYILNDSGARAIVVSKPAQLQKIVAIHHDCPQLKLVIVMDPPETLPEMRNIEVVSLHSVLTEGEKLLNQEGRAKLDERLNHAHESHRVSIVYTSGTTGDPKGVMLSHRNFASNARGAVKALGFDSSQTSLSFLPLSHVLERVVNYALQFCGATIAYAESIDTIAQNLQEVHPSAFVAVPRVFEKIYNRIIQNIETEKPLKKKIFYWALEVGKQAAVYTSRGKPIPSGLSFKHKIADKLVFTKIREKTGGNLKFAVSGGAPLMRELAEFFFAVGINIYEGYGLTETSPVICCNRPGAAKFGYVGLPIEDVEVKIAPDGEILARGPNIMEGYYNKPEATREAIDEEGWFHTGDIGEIDSEGYLKITDRKKEIIVMSNGKNVAPQPIENVLKTSPYIEQAVMLGNNQKYMAALIHPSLDMLDQYAREHKISVSSHKELLTHPEIHGFLEKEIHRMMADFARYEQVKKFALIEEELTQDNGFLTPTLKYKRRLINEHFAKTIDGLFAEGSRV, from the coding sequence ATGTCAAGGAGTGCCACCATGAGCGACGTCTTCCTCTTAACCAAACATTTCTATGATACGGCTGCGCGCTTCAGCAGCAAGCCGGCCCTGATGGAAAAAAAGAACGGAGTTTACCGTTCCATGACCTATCAGGAAATGAAAGAACGGGTTGAACAGGTTGCCGCCTATTTGCTCAGCCACGGCCTGGCCCACCAGGATCGGGTGGCTCTCCTTGCTGAAAACCGCCCGGAATGGCCGATTGCCGATATGGCCATTATCAGCTCGGGTCTGGTCAATGTGCCAATCTATCCCACCTTGACCGCCCATCAGCTTTTGTATATTCTCAATGATTCTGGTGCTCGCGCGATTGTGGTTTCAAAACCCGCGCAATTGCAGAAGATCGTCGCCATTCACCACGACTGCCCTCAGCTCAAGCTGGTGATTGTCATGGATCCGCCTGAAACCCTGCCTGAAATGAGAAATATAGAAGTGGTCAGCCTGCACAGCGTGCTGACAGAGGGTGAAAAGCTGCTCAACCAGGAAGGACGCGCCAAGCTGGATGAACGCCTGAACCACGCCCATGAAAGCCATAGAGTAAGCATTGTCTATACCTCTGGCACCACCGGGGATCCCAAAGGCGTGATGCTCAGCCATCGCAATTTCGCCAGCAATGCCCGTGGCGCAGTCAAAGCCCTGGGTTTTGACAGTTCCCAAACCTCGCTTTCGTTTCTGCCCCTCTCTCATGTTTTAGAGCGCGTGGTCAATTATGCCTTGCAATTCTGCGGAGCCACCATTGCCTATGCTGAAAGCATTGATACGATCGCACAAAACCTGCAGGAAGTACACCCCTCCGCTTTTGTAGCCGTACCCCGGGTTTTTGAAAAAATCTACAACCGCATCATTCAAAATATTGAAACCGAAAAACCGCTCAAGAAAAAAATCTTTTATTGGGCACTGGAAGTAGGCAAACAAGCCGCAGTTTACACCAGCCGGGGCAAACCGATCCCCTCAGGCCTGAGCTTCAAACATAAAATTGCCGACAAGCTCGTCTTTACCAAAATTCGTGAAAAAACAGGAGGCAACCTCAAATTCGCAGTTTCAGGCGGAGCCCCTCTGATGCGTGAACTGGCTGAATTCTTTTTCGCCGTGGGCATCAATATCTACGAAGGCTACGGTCTAACCGAAACCAGTCCTGTGATTTGTTGCAACCGCCCTGGAGCCGCAAAATTTGGCTATGTCGGCCTGCCAATTGAAGACGTAGAAGTTAAAATCGCACCCGATGGAGAAATTCTGGCACGGGGGCCCAATATCATGGAGGGCTATTATAATAAGCCCGAGGCCACCCGTGAAGCCATTGATGAAGAAGGCTGGTTTCATACCGGGGATATTGGCGAAATCGACAGCGAAGGTTATCTCAAAATTACCGATCGCAAAAAAGAAATTATTGTCATGTCCAACGGCAAAAATGTGGCTCCCCAGCCGATTGAAAATGTGCTCAAAACCAGCCCCTATATTGAGCAGGCTGTGATGCTGGGCAATAACCAGAAATATATGGCCGCTCTGATTCATCCCAGTCTGGACATGCTCGATCAGTATGCCCGTGAACATAAAATCAGTGTGAGCAGCCACAAAGAGCTTTTAACTCACCCTGAAATTCACGGCTTTCTTGAAAAAGAAATTCACCGCATGATGGCCGATTTCGCCCGCTATGAGCAGGTCAAGAAATTTGCCCTGATTGAAGAAGAACTGACCCAGGACAACGGCTTTCTCACGCCCACGCTGAAATACAAACGCCGCTTGATCAATGAGCATTTTGCAAAAACGATCGATGGGCTTTTTGCCGAGGGCAGCCGCGTTTAA
- a CDS encoding cupin, with translation MKNLFDLPQPLPQSELFETLCTFGGAKLERIISQGQITPPGEWYDQAQDEWVLLVQGQAHLRFENGKIQELQTGDWLLIPAHHRHRVEYTSSQPVCIWLALHFSAN, from the coding sequence GTGAAAAATCTCTTTGATTTGCCCCAGCCTTTGCCACAGAGCGAACTGTTTGAAACTCTCTGCACGTTTGGCGGGGCCAAGCTTGAGCGGATTATTTCACAGGGACAGATCACGCCCCCTGGTGAATGGTATGATCAGGCCCAGGATGAATGGGTCCTGCTGGTGCAGGGGCAAGCGCATCTGCGTTTCGAAAATGGCAAAATTCAGGAACTTCAGACTGGGGATTGGCTCTTGATTCCTGCCCACCATCGGCACCGCGTGGAATATACGAGCAGCCAACCAGTTTGTATCTGGCTGGCTTTGCATTTTAGCGCAAACTAG
- a CDS encoding GntR family transcriptional regulator, producing MLSINPESGTPIYLQIMEQVRHAIGLGVFAPGDPLPTIRDLALQLRVNPNTVAKAIRELEREGLLTTRVGRGSFVSESALTQSAQDRDQQGNELAGRFGKDMAWLGFSCPEAVNLVEKNWQEVLP from the coding sequence GTGCTGAGTATTAATCCGGAAAGTGGCACGCCGATTTATCTTCAGATTATGGAGCAAGTCCGGCATGCCATTGGTTTGGGCGTTTTCGCTCCGGGTGACCCCTTGCCCACGATTCGGGATCTGGCCCTGCAATTGCGGGTCAATCCCAATACGGTGGCCAAGGCCATTCGCGAATTGGAACGCGAAGGTCTGCTCACAACGCGTGTGGGCAGGGGCAGTTTTGTGAGTGAATCTGCGCTGACCCAATCAGCGCAGGATCGCGATCAGCAGGGCAATGAACTGGCGGGTCGCTTTGGTAAAGATATGGCCTGGTTAGGGTTTAGCTGCCCAGAGGCCGTGAACTTGGTTGAAAAAAACTGGCAGGAGGTTCTTCCTTAA